In Drosophila subpulchrella strain 33 F10 #4 breed RU33 chromosome 3R, RU_Dsub_v1.1 Primary Assembly, whole genome shotgun sequence, the following are encoded in one genomic region:
- the LOC119562891 gene encoding serine/threonine-protein kinase 25: protein MSWTEKVDPELIFTKQERIGKGSFGEVFKGIDNRTQQVVAIKIIDLEEAEDEIDDIQQEIMVLSQCDSPYVTKYYGSFLKGTKLWIIMEYLGGGSALDLMKAGSFEEMHIGIILREVLKGLDYLHSERKLHRDIKAANVLLSEQGDVKLADFGVAGQLTNTTSKRNTFVGTPFWMAPEVIKQSQYDAKADIWSLGITAIELAKGEPPNSELHPMRVLFLIPKNNPPQLTGNYTKSFKDFVEACLNKDPENRPTAKELLKYPFIKKAKKNAYLIDLIDRFKKWKLSKGDESETESENSDSDSDAKQGGSSQDEPWIMTVKGLHINSAPRAGVNSFQLQEHELTMQKLMQTTHSPAGGGGGGGGQAQPAASASASSVSAVAASASSVSVITASEAVSSASALPPQNSHVHSHNNINNNNISNLSNKHATSTMLNAAPPPSSVTSSSSANELQQKRSSSKPELRQSRSSAPLDQVEDRRASLGLPLQSSLPTSSPAEQQQQRRSSQRESFHATNAALAASSSSGSSSNNHSHSHEEHVATNHASHVKHTGAGQRLVQTNSACLNNFLFPVLTDIQRKYSGGGSGGGGGGSGGRNLGVGSDIGDLKSVFELAERSSPGVSDLFMKELIHMLVPGYSETRINTIMDRAIRNRK from the coding sequence ATGTCCTGGACGGAGAAAGTCGACCCCGAGCTGATCTTCACCAAGCAGGAGCGCATCGGCAAGGGCTCCTTCGGCGAGGTGTTCAAGGGCATCGACAATCGCACCCAGCAGGTGGTGGCCATCAAGATCATCGATCTGGAGGAGGCCGAGGATGAGATCGACGACATTCAGCAGGAGATCATGGTGCTGTCGCAGTGCGACTCGCCGTACGTGACCAAGTACTATGGCAGCTTCCTCAAGGGCACCAAGCTGTGGATCATCATGGAGTACCTGGGCGGTGGATCCGCCCTGGACCTGATGAAGGCCGGCTCCTTCGAGGAGATGCACATCGGCATCATATTGCGCGAGGTGCTCAAGGGCCTGGATTACCTGCACTCGGAGCGCAAGCTGCATCGCGACATCAAGGCGGCCAATGTGCTGTTGAGCGAGCAGGGCGACGTCAAGCTGGCGGACTTTGGAGTCGCCGGCCAGCTGACCAACACCACATCCAAGAGGAACACCTTCGTGGGCACACCCTTTTGGATGGCGCCCGAGGTGATCAAACAGTCGCAGTACGATGCCAAGGCGGACATCTGGTCGCTGGGCATTACGGCCATCGAGCTGGCCAAAGGCGAGCCGCCCAATTCGGAGCTGCATCCGATGCGCGTGCTCTTCCTCATCCCCAAGAACAATCCGCCCCAGCTGACGGGAAACTACACCAAGTCGTTTAAGGACTTCGTGGAGGCCTGTCTGAACAAGGATCCGGAGAACAGGCCCACGGCCAAGGAGCTGCTCAAGTACCCGTTCATCAAGAAGGCCAAGAAGAACGCCTACCTAATCGACCTGATCGATCGCTTCAAGAAGTGGAAGTTGTCCAAGGGAGACGAGAGTGAGACGGAGTCGGAGAACTCGGACTCGGATTCGGACGCCAAGCAGGGTGGCAGCAGCCAGGACGAGCCCTGGATCATGACCGTCAAGGGACTGCACATCAACAGTGCCCCGCGGGCGGGCGTCAACAGTTTTCAGCTGCAGGAGCACGAGCTGACCATGCAGAAGCTGATGCAGACCACACACTCGCCAgccggcggcggcggtggtggtggtggtcaGGCCCAGCCTGCCGCATCCGCATCAGCGTCCTCTGTGTCCGCCGTGGCGGCGTCAGCTTCCTCCGTGTCCGTCATCACAGCCAGCGAGGCTGTTTCATCCGCATCCGCCCTGCCCCCCCAGAACAGCCACGTCCATAGCcacaacaacatcaacaacaataacatCAGCAACTTGAGCAACAAGCACGCTACCAGCACCATGCTGAATGCAGCTCCACCGCCGAGCAGCGTCACCAGCTCCTCGTCGGCCAACGAGCTGCAGCAGAAGCGTTCCAGCTCCAAGCCAGAGCTGCGCCAGTCGCGTTCCTCCGCCCCCCTGGATCAGGTCGAGGATCGCCGCGCCTCCCTGGGCCTGCCCCTGCAGTCTTCGCTACCGACCTCGTCGCCGGCcgagcaacagcagcagcgtCGCAGCAGCCAACGTGAATCATTCCATGCAACAAACGCCGCACTGgccgccagcagcagcagcggcagcagtaGCAACAACCACAGCCACAGCCACGAGGAGCATGTGGCCACCAACCATGCCAGCCATGTCAAGCACACTGGGGCGGGACAACGCCTAGTCCAGACGAACAGCGCCTGTCTGAACAACTTCCTCTTCCCCGTGCTGACCGACATCCAGCGGAAGTACTCCGGCGGTGGATCcggaggcggcggcggcggatCTGGAGGACGCAACCTGGGAGTGGGCAGCGACATTGGCGACCTGAAGTCCGTGTTCGAACTGGCCGAACGCTCCAGCCCGGGAGTGAGCGACCTGTTTATGAAGGAGCTTATCCACATGCTCGTGCCTGGTTACTCGGAGACGCGCATCAATACGATCATGGACCGCGCCATACGCAACCGCAAGTAG
- the LOC119556235 gene encoding uncharacterized protein LOC119556235 encodes MLSKMASITTGELSDSGSTGSGRRLPLPLSIKEVEATTEDPEAPAKKKEVQETKKEATAEFITPGRQPDADVADGVVDIITELGTPTKDRKCTRKSGSQQKSPISKSIHASPSQNKETEAVPSTSAGSLTPQADVDMEPLQVDASPIRNVHGNLNVLPAATSTPGRSLFSFRGSSKQTTEVDLTAQTSGSPAGTPARTFAQISGRRSIRPIDSLTPSKVGTYRSGNSDLDTSSCSNASMNATLGSEIPNSSNFSFSFFGRGRKRDRTPPPLSASQSTNDLGQDVEMSPPKRARFDLFSLNLASPFSMLRSRFSKTSISSPARLRLDLNGSGVEEQLAHTSSSSVPEEVELEEEQRPTENVTVEQEAGLETPTEGGSTNNEIPAERNVEGRNVDGRDVDDTSDGENISPDVEVDDVAGAEAKSRCSIM; translated from the coding sequence ATGTTAAGCAAGATGGCTAGCATCACAACTGGAGAATTATCTGATTCCGGAAGCACTGGCTCGGGACGTCGTCTTCCGCTCCCCCTGAGCATAAAGGAAGTGGAAGCTACAACGGAGGACCCAGAAGCTCCAGCCAAAAAGAAAGAAGTCCAAGAGACCAAGAAGGAAGCTACCGCTGAATTTATAACTCCCGGTCGTCAACCAGATGCTGACGTCGCCGACGGTGTCGTTGATATTATCACAGAACTTGGCACACCAACTAAGGATCGCAAATGCACTCGCAAGTCGGGAAGCCAACAAAAGTCTCCCATCAGCAAGTCGATCCACGCTTCGCCATCCCAGAATAAGGAAACCGAAGCAGTTCCATCTACATCTGCTGGCTCTTTGACTCCACAGGCGGATGTGGACATGGAACCGCTTCAAGTGGATGCCTCCCCGATACGCAACGTTCATGGGAATTTGAATGTCTTACCGGCGGCCACATCCACGCCCGGACGCAGTCTCTTTAGCTTCCGCGGCAGCAGCAAGCAGACCACCGAGGTGGATCTAACCGCCCAGACATCTGGCTCTCCGGCAGGAACTCCGGCCCGCACCTTTGCCCAGATCAGCGGCAGGCGCAGCATACGACCCATCGATTCGCTGACACCCTCCAAAGTGGGCACCTACAGGAGTGGCAACAGCGACCTGGACACCTCGAGTTGCTCAAATGCCAGCATGAACGCTACCTTGGGATCGGAGATTCCCAACAGCTCGAACTTTTCGTTCTCATTCTTTGGCCGTGGTCGTAAACGCGACCGTACTCCCCCACCACTTTCGGCGTCTCAGTCGACTAATGATCTGGGACAAGACGTGGAAATGTCGCCGCCAAAACGCGCCCGATTCGATTTGTTCAGCCTGAACCTGGCCTCGCCCTTCAGTATGTTGCGCTCGAGGTTCTCCAAGACTTCAATTAGTTCTCCTGCCCGTCTGCGTCTGGATCTGAACGGTTCCGGCGTGGAGGAGCAACTGGCACACACGTCTTCGAGCAGCGTACCGGAAGAAGTTGAGCTGGAGGAGGAGCAACGGCCCACCGAGAATGTGACCGTGGAGCAGGAGGCCGGTCTGGAGACGCCCACGGAGGGCGGCTCGACCAATAATGAAATCCCCGCCGAGAGGAATGTCGAGGGTAGGAACGTCGATGGCAGAGATGTTGATGATACATCCGACGGGGAGAACATTTCCCCCGATGTTGAGGTCGACGATGTGGCCGGAGCCGAGGCCAAATCCCGCTGCTCAATTATGTAA
- the LOC119556227 gene encoding uncharacterized protein LOC119556227, which translates to MLSKMASNTTGGGAGSGGTGTGRRLPLSLSGGTSVSRLQQSSGSNGRSNSPQNGNKKITESFVSVKRTNQIRTSSTSSSSSGGASQNGVGKSSNGKEKPQNGSSSSRDQKSKDKVPEKKEKEVEAEKKDKEVEAEKKDKEVAAEKKDQELAENKEVAAEKEIKEVLIEKKEGKEETKKEATTAEITTTAPQPDVVVLDDVIDITPELSTPSKDRKSTRKSGNQQKSPISKSIHASPSQNKETVEVPSTCAGSLTPQEDVDMEPLQVDASPIRSVHGNLNALPAATSTPGRSLFSFRGSSKQSTEVDLATQTSGSPAGTPARTFAQISGRRSIRPIDSLTPSKVGTYRSGNSDLDTSSCTNASMNATVGSEIPNSSTFSFSFFGRGRKRDRTPPPLSASQSTNDLGQDVEMSPPKRARFDLFSLNLASPFSMLRSRFSKTTISSPARLRLDLNGSGVEEQQAHTSSSSVPEEVEVEEEQPTEDVTVGQEAGLETPKKGGSPNKEIPAEKDVEGKNADGKDVDETTDGENIPPAIEVGDAAGAEAKSRCSIM; encoded by the coding sequence GCGGCACCAGTGTGTCCCGCCTGCAGCAGTCATCTGGCAGCAACGGCCGGTCAAATAGCCCCCAGAAcggcaataaaaaaattacagaGTCATTTGTATCTGTGAAAAGGACAAACCAAATACGTACCTCGTCCACCAGCTCATCTTCGTCGGGCGGAGCCAGCCAGAATGGTGTCGGCAAGTCTTCCAATGGCAAGGAAAAGCCTCAGAACGGAAGCTCCTCGAGCAGGGATCAGAAATCTAAGGACAAGGTGCCGGAAAAGAAGGAAAAGGAGGTGGAGGCCGAGAAGAAGGATAAGGAGGTGGAGGCCGAGAAGAAGGATAAGGAGGTGGCAGCCGAAAAGAAAGACCAGGAGCTAGCTGAGAACAAGGAGGTGGCAGCTGAAAAGGAGATTAAAGAAGTTCTGATTGAAAAGAAGGAAGGCAAAGAAGAGACCAAGAAGGAAGCTACCACCGCAGAGATTACCACAACTGCACCTCAACCAGATGTTGTAGTCCTCGACGATGTCATTGACATTACCCCAGAACTCAGCACGCCAAGCAAGGATCGGAAATCCACTCGCAAGTCGGGAAACCAACAAAAGTCTCCCATCAGCAAGTCGATCCACGCTTCGCCATCCCAGAATAAGGAAACCGTTGAAGTTCCATCTACATGTGCTGGCTCACTGACTCCACAGGAGGATGTGGACATGGAACCGCTCCAAGTGGATGCCTCCCCGATACGCAGCGTCCACGGTAATTTGAATGCCCTACCGGCGGCCACATCCACACCCGGACGCAGTCTCTTCAGCTTCCGCGGCAGCAGCAAGCAGAGCACCGAGGTAGATCTAGCTACCCAGACTTCTGGCTCACCGGCAGGAACTCCGGCCCGCACCTTTGCCCAGATCAGCGGCAGACGCAGCATACGACCCATCGATTCGCTGACACCCTCCAAAGTGGGCACCTACCGGAGTGGCAACAGCGACTTGGACACCTCGAGTTGCACAAATGCTAGCATGAACGCTACCGTGGGATCGGAGATCCCCAACAGCTCGACCTTCTCGTTCTCGTTCTTTGGCCGTGGTCGCAAACGCGACCGCACTCCCCCACCACTTTCGGCGTCTCAGTCGACTAATGATCTGGGACAAGACGTGGAAATGTCGCCGCCAAAGCGCGCCCGATTCGATTTGTTCAGCCTGAATCTGGCCTCGCCCTTCAGTATGCTGCGCTCGAGGTTCTCCAAAACCACAATCAGTTCTCCTGCCCGTTTGCGTCTGGATCTGAACGGTTCCGGCGTGGAGGAGCAACAGGCACACACGTCTTCGAGCAGCGTGCCGGAAGAAGTTGAGGTAGAGGAGGAGCAGCCCACCGAGGATGTGACCGTGGGCCAGGAGGCCGGTCTGGAGACGCCCAAGAAGGGCGGCTCGCCCAATAAGGAAATCCCCGCCGAGAAGGATGTCGAGGGCAAGAACGCCGATGGCAAGGATGTCGATGAGACAACCGACGGGGAAAACATTCCTCCCGCCATTGAGGTCGGTGATGCGGCCGGAGCCGAGGCCAAATCCCGCTGCTCAATTATGTAA